Proteins co-encoded in one Capnocytophaga ochracea DSM 7271 genomic window:
- a CDS encoding class I SAM-dependent methyltransferase: protein MYKIFPKKRYQKTLSILKQYAPQGSTILDVGVENPFSAVMQREGYTVLNTTGQDLDFESHTLQAFKADFTVALEILEHLVNPLAVLQNLPTKRALITVPLRLWFAKAYRNTSDPRDCHYHEFEDWQLDMLVEKAGFRIIYREKWTHPVKKLGLRPLLRYFTNRYYAVVAERK from the coding sequence ATGTACAAGATATTTCCTAAAAAACGCTATCAAAAAACTTTGAGTATTCTCAAACAATATGCCCCTCAGGGAAGCACTATCCTCGATGTGGGGGTTGAGAATCCTTTTTCGGCAGTAATGCAACGAGAAGGCTATACTGTGCTCAACACTACGGGGCAGGATTTGGATTTTGAATCACACACCCTACAAGCCTTTAAGGCTGATTTTACAGTGGCTTTGGAAATTTTAGAGCACTTGGTAAACCCTTTGGCAGTTTTGCAGAATCTCCCTACTAAAAGGGCACTCATTACTGTGCCCTTGCGCCTTTGGTTTGCCAAAGCTTACCGCAATACGTCTGACCCTCGCGACTGTCATTATCACGAGTTTGAAGATTGGCAATTGGATATGCTGGTAGAGAAAGCGGGCTTTCGTATTATTTATAGAGAGAAATGGACACACCCCGTAAAGAAGTTAGGTTTACGTCCGCTATTGCGGTATTTTACGAATAGATATTATGCCGTGGTTGCAGAGAGAAAATAA